From one Euwallacea fornicatus isolate EFF26 chromosome 4, ASM4011564v1, whole genome shotgun sequence genomic stretch:
- the LOC136338901 gene encoding nuclear protein 1, translating into MHQKQIKMSPEAESHFDEYEHYNFAYDKHIYGGHSGKQRTKKEAESHTNHFDPSGHSRKIVQKLMNTEANKKVKA; encoded by the coding sequence ATGCACCAGAAGCAAATTAAGATGTCACCAGAGGCCGAAAGCCATTTCGACGAGTATGAACATTATAATTTTGCCTACGACAAACACATTTATGGAGGCCACAGTGGAAAGCAACGAACAAAGAAGGAGGCTGAATCTCACACCAACCATTTCGATCCCAGCGGACATTCTAGAAAGATCGTGCAGAAATTGATGAACACTGAGGCTAACAAAAAGGTCAAAGCTTGA